From Anaerolineae bacterium:
CGCGACTTCCTGCGCGCATCCGGCCTCACCGCCGGGCTCGCCCTGGCCACCGCCTGCGCCGGCGCCACGCCGGCCCCTGCCGAGCCTACCGCCGCCCCGGTAGAACCCACTGCGGCCCCTGCCGAGGCCACTCCGGCTCCCGCTGTCACCGAGGCCCCCGTATCCAAGTACTCAGAAGCACCCAGCCTTGCCGCCAAGGTGGCCGCCGGGGATCTCCCGCCGGTGGAAGAGCGCCTTCCGGCCGAACCCTTGATCGTGGAGTGCATCGAGGAGCCGGGCGAGTACGGGGGCGACATACGTCGCGCCGGCCTCGCGTCGGCGGGCCACATGACCATGTACCTGTGGGAAGGCTTCACCCGCTGGGACTACCGTACCGGCAGACTGCAGATCACGCCCAACATCGCCAAGGGCTGGGACGTCAGCGAGGACGGTACCACCTACACCTTCTACCTGCGGAAGGGCATGAAGTGGTCCGACGGTCACCCCTTCACCGCTGACGACGTCATGTTCTGGTATGAAGACATCGCCCTCAATGAGGAACTCATGCCTTCCTTCCCCGGCTGGCTGACGGTGGCGGGCGAGAAGGTCAAGATCGAGAAGGTGGACGACTACACCGTCACCTTCTCCTGGTCCAACCCCTATGCGCTTTTGCTCGAGTCCATGTGCTTCAACGGTCAGAGCAACCCGCCCTTCGCCCCTCGTCACTACCTGGAGCAGTTCCACATCAACTACGCCGACCCCGACGAGCTCGACAGCCTGGTCAAGGCCAAGAACTTCGAGGCCTGGTATCAGCTCTTCCAGAACATGAACGACGCCACCATCAACCCGGAGCTGCCCAGTGTCTGGCCCTGGGTGCCCTCGGTGGAATGGGGTGCGGGCAAGACGGTGCCCGCCCTCCGCAACCCCTACTACTTCAAGGTGGACGTCAACGGTAAGCAGCTGCCTTACGTAGACCGCCTGGTGACCGAGTCCTGCGCCAATACTGAGGTCATCCTGATGAAGGGCATTGCCGGTGAGGTGGATCTGCAGTGCAGCCAGTTCATGTTCGCCGACTATAGCCTGCTGAAGGAGAACGAGGAGACCGGCGACTACAGGATACTGGACTGGGAGTACAACGTGTCGCCGTGCGTGTACGTGAGCCAGACCGCTCGGGACCTGGGGCAGCGTCAGGTCTTCCAGACCACCGAGTTCCGCCACGCCCTCTCCCACGCGCTCAACCGCGACGAGATGAACGACCTCTTCTGGCACGGTCTGGCCAAGCCCGAGAACACCGTGCCCAGCCCGTCCGATCCCTTCTATAAGGAAGGTTGGGGCCAGACGGCCATCGAGTTCGATCTGGATCGGGCCAACGCCCTGCTGGACGAGGCCGGGCTGGACCAGCGGGACGGGGATGGGTTCCGGCTGCGGCCGGACGGGCAGCG
This genomic window contains:
- a CDS encoding ABC transporter substrate-binding protein, coding for MPSSAISRRDFLRASGLTAGLALATACAGATPAPAEPTAAPVEPTAAPAEATPAPAVTEAPVSKYSEAPSLAAKVAAGDLPPVEERLPAEPLIVECIEEPGEYGGDIRRAGLASAGHMTMYLWEGFTRWDYRTGRLQITPNIAKGWDVSEDGTTYTFYLRKGMKWSDGHPFTADDVMFWYEDIALNEELMPSFPGWLTVAGEKVKIEKVDDYTVTFSWSNPYALLLESMCFNGQSNPPFAPRHYLEQFHINYADPDELDSLVKAKNFEAWYQLFQNMNDATINPELPSVWPWVPSVEWGAGKTVPALRNPYYFKVDVNGKQLPYVDRLVTESCANTEVILMKGIAGEVDLQCSQFMFADYSLLKENEETGDYRILDWEYNVSPCVYVSQTARDLGQRQVFQTTEFRHALSHALNRDEMNDLFWHGLAKPENTVPSPSDPFYKEGWGQTAIEFDLDRANALLDEAGLDQRDGDGFRLRPDGQRLQLYMENYPTFELGANAIDIFTQVAEYWRELGIEAQAREVERTLWTQRALGNESDMPAYCAATFLWALDPGWFVPYGNCYWAQAYAEWQRTGGKGGEEPPQEYKQLIEWYDALKAEPDPAKRLELGQRIGDQHNEKVYMVGLCTPNIDPMVAKKGLVNVLERGISDWRVHRDMLTWPFQVWWRRS